One window from the genome of Spirochaetota bacterium encodes:
- a CDS encoding tocopherol cyclase family protein produces MNWLDFGLRMHSITERLSPAAAIAHRLRRIWDPALYHGYGKKRHFFEGWYYKLISADGKSRFAVIPGIALGDAKETPHAFIQVLDGMARASHYIRFDAGEFSFNDHRFEVCIGKNRFTRDGIRCDVSNGAYRFSADVSFSGCVPWPVTLLSPGIMGPYAFAPFMECYHGVLSFDHLISGTIMNNKKKMSMNGGRGYIEKDWGRSFPSAWVWMQTNHFTRERVSLTASVANIPWMGGSFTGFIAGLYLGGKLYRFASYTGARLVSIVPEKRSVRYVLADRKRTLSLTAYRAPGANLASPSHGVMEGRIAESMSARIAVTLTENGRTVFKDEGVHAGLEISGNIGNIDHQ; encoded by the coding sequence ATGAACTGGCTGGATTTCGGTCTGCGCATGCATTCGATCACTGAGCGACTATCACCAGCGGCAGCCATCGCCCATCGCCTGCGAAGGATATGGGACCCCGCGCTCTATCACGGTTACGGGAAAAAGCGGCACTTCTTCGAGGGATGGTATTACAAGCTCATATCAGCCGACGGCAAGAGCCGCTTCGCTGTTATTCCCGGGATAGCCCTGGGTGATGCGAAGGAGACGCCGCATGCCTTCATTCAAGTACTTGACGGGATGGCCAGGGCATCGCATTACATACGATTTGACGCCGGTGAATTCTCTTTTAACGATCATCGTTTTGAGGTATGTATCGGCAAGAACCGTTTTACGCGCGACGGCATCAGGTGCGATGTGTCGAACGGCGCATACCGGTTCAGCGCCGATGTCTCGTTCTCAGGATGCGTGCCCTGGCCCGTGACCTTGCTCTCTCCAGGCATCATGGGGCCGTATGCATTCGCCCCGTTCATGGAATGCTATCACGGCGTGCTCAGTTTCGATCACCTCATTTCCGGCACCATCATGAATAATAAGAAAAAAATGTCGATGAACGGCGGACGCGGCTACATAGAAAAGGACTGGGGGCGGTCATTCCCGTCGGCATGGGTGTGGATGCAGACGAATCACTTCACGCGGGAACGCGTATCGCTCACCGCATCGGTAGCGAACATCCCCTGGATGGGAGGAAGTTTCACCGGCTTCATTGCGGGGCTCTACCTCGGCGGAAAGCTTTATCGCTTCGCAAGCTACACCGGAGCGCGTCTTGTTTCCATTGTTCCGGAGAAAAGATCAGTACGCTATGTTCTTGCCGACAGGAAGAGAACGTTATCGCTCACCGCATACCGTGCACCGGGGGCGAATCTCGCTTCCCCGTCCCACGGCGTCATGGAAGGGCGTATAGCCGAGAGCATGTCGGCGCGTATCGCGGTAACGCTTACCGAAAACGGGCGAACCGTGTTCAAGGATGAGGGCGTGCATGCGGGGCTTGAGATAAGCGGGAATATCGGGAATATAGATCACCAGTAA